Proteins from a genomic interval of Oreochromis aureus strain Israel breed Guangdong linkage group 6, ZZ_aureus, whole genome shotgun sequence:
- the LOC116334484 gene encoding microsomal triglyceride transfer protein large subunit, whose protein sequence is MLTFVVFLICAASSVSASAKGAAAGPRLNNNQLYKFSYTTEVLVDRVRGSKEGSAGYKISSDVNVNLVWRDQTNKDDQLIQLAISNLRIEPVSPRSEKKNILHGSTTESILGKNKLAALTKPFLVHLKNGKAKAFYSYRSEPATVKNLKRGLASLLQVQLSTGKVVENDVSGRCTVEYKAVKGQVTRTKNLETCKTEETGFTTHSKVLGVSRKASSVTVFTLENSFIRSAEAEETHSLAVNARRSVAAKVVSKQSLKLVGTEAGPLEAAGKDAAAVVKSMDTKLAAVGIAAEKVKSECKGCPSLFEHWQAEKKQLEPESLSKARAPRSFLALIQTIRKAPKDEILKVLKSASKTSLPQVVDAVTSSQTSESLDAMLEFLNFTDAKGLVLQERFLYACGFASHPNERMLQALLDISKGKIGSTDIKESVVIIMGALVHKLCQKGGCKLPTVEQVKKMILNGPDSTTVESEVQMYLLALKNSLLPEAIPIFTKYAESEVGAYSTIALTALQRYDVNLMTSEVKQTVNRVYHQNRRIYEKNVRAAAADVILSSNPTYMEVKNLLLSIGNLPHEMNKYMLSKIQDILRFQMPASKVLRQAMKDMISHNYDRFAKVGSSSAFSGFMAQSSDLTSTYSLDILYSGSGILRRSNMNIFGATNEAMLHGLQVAIEAQGLESLIAATPDEGEEDLESFAGMSALLFDIQLRPVTFFKGYSDLMSKMFSMTGDPMNVVKGLILLLDHSEVIQLQSGLKASAEFQGGLAIDISGGMEISLWYRESKTSVNNRGALVITGNVTVDMDFLRAGVEVSFDTEASLDFITTVQFSEYPFLVCMQMDKSTFPVSEYLTKYESLPSGKSVVSRKSKKTLVPGSEFPLHQENSNMCKRVFDSNW, encoded by the exons ATGCTGACTTTTGTTGTGTTCTTGATTTGTGCAGCCTCATCTGTCTCAGCTTCTGCCAAAG GTGCTGCTGCTGGACCTCGACTGAACAACAACCAGCTGTACAAATTCAGCTACACCACTGAGGTTCTGGTAGACAGAGTCAGGGGGTCAAAAGAGGGCAGTGCTGGCTACAAGATCTCAAGTGATGTGAATGTTAACCTGGTTTGGAGAGATCAGACCAACAAGGATGACCAGCTGATTCAACTGGCA ATCTCAAATTTGAGGATAGAGCCTGTGTCGCCCAGATCAGAGAAAAAGAACATCCTACATGGATCCACAACCGAAAGTATTTTGGGAAAAAATAAACTAGCAGCTCTAACAAAGCCTTTCTTGGTGCATCTAAAAAATGGAAAG GCAAAAGCATTTTATTCCTACCGGTCAGAACCTGCAACAGTCAAGAATCTAAAACGAGGCCTGGCCAGCCTGCTGCAAGTGCAGCTCAGTACTGGGAAGGTTGTAGAG AATGATGTGTCTGGGAGGTGTACTGTTGAGTACAAGGCAGTAAAAGGTCAAGTAACAAGAACCAAGAATCTAGAGACATGTAAGACAGAAGAGACTGGATTTACCACTCACAGTAAG GTCCTGGGTGTGAGTAGGAAGGCCAGTTCTGTTACAGTGTTCACACTTGAAAATAGTTTCATACGCTCAGCTGAGGCTGAAGAAACACACTCCCTGGCTGTTAATGCTCGCAGATCTGTTGCAGCTAAAGTCGTGTCCAA gcaaagcctgaaattgGTTGGTACAGAGGCAGGACCACTGGAGGCTGCTGGGAAAGATGCTGCTGCGGTTGTCAAGTCAATGGATACCAAACTGGCAGCTGTTGGTATTGCGGCTGAGAAGGTCAAATCTGAGTGCAAAGGCTGCCCATCG CTGTTCGAACATTGGCAGGCTGAGAAGAAGCAGCTGGAGCCAGAGAGCCTGTCCAAAGCCAGGGCTCCTCGGAGCTTCCTGGCCCTCATCCAGACCATTAGGAAGGCGCCCAAGGACGAGATCCTCAAAGTGCTGAAGAGTGCCAGCAAGACGTCTCT ACCTCAGGTTGTTGATGCTGTAACATCCTCCCAGACCTCTGAATCCCTGGATGCCATGCTTGAATTCCTTAACTTCACTGATGCCAAAGGTTTGGTTCTGCAGGAGAGGTTTCTCTATGCATGTGGCTTTGCTTCACATCCCAATGAGAGAATGCTCCAGGCCCTGCTG GATATTTCTAAAGGGAAGATCGGCAGTACTGACATCAAAGAATCTGTGGTGATCATTATGGGAGCCCTGGTCCACAAACTGTGCCAGAAAGGAGGCTGCAAGTTACCT ACCGTGGAGCAGGTCAAGAAGATGATATTGAACGGTCCCGACAGCACGACGGTTGAGTCGGAGGTCCAGATGTACCTTTTGGCCCTAAAAAACTCTCTCCTGCCTGAGGCCATTCCTATCTTCACAAAATATGCTGAATCAGAAGTGGGAGCCTATAGCACCATTGCCCTCACTGCCCTGCAGAGATATGATGTGAATCTCATGACCAGTGAG gtcaaGCAAACAGTCAACAGGGTTTATCACCAGAATCGCCGCATCTATGAGAAAAATGTGAGAGCTGCCGCTGCTGACGTCATTCTCAGTAGCAACCCCACATACATGGAGGTGAAGAATCTGCTTCTGTCCATCGGAAACCTGCCACATGAAATGAACAAGTACATGCTGTCAAAGATCCAGGACATCCTCCGCTTCCAGATGCCTGCCAG CAAAGTGCTACGGCAAGCTATGAAGGACATGATTTCTCATAACTATGACCGCTTTGCAAAGGTTGGATCATCATCTGCATTTTCAGGATTCATGGCTC AGTCCTCCGATCTGACCTCCACATACAGTTTGGACATCTTATATTCAGGCTCTGGGATCCTCAGAAGAAGCAACATGAATATTTTTGGTGCTACTAACGAAGCAATGCTACATGGATTACAG GTGGCGATCGAGGCCCAGGGTCTGGAGTCTCTGATTGCTGCCACACCTGATGAGGGGGAGGAAGACCTGGAGTCATTTGCCGGGATGTCGGCTCTGCTTTTTGACATCCAGCTGCGACCCGTCACCTTCTTCAAGGGTTACAGTGACCTCATGTCTAAAATGTTCTCCATGACCGGAGACCCCATGAATGTCGTGAAGGGTCTCATCCTGCTCTTGGATCATTCTGAG GTCATCCAGCTCCAGTCTGGTCTGAAGGCAAGTGCGGAGTTTCAAGGAGGTCTCGCCATTGACATTTCTGGAGGCATGGAGATCAGTCTGTGGTACAGAGAGTCCAAGACCAGTGTTAACAACAG AGGAGCATTAGTCATCACTGGCAACGTTACTGTGGACATGGACTTTTTAAGAGCAGGTGTGGAGGTCAGCTTTGATACAGAGGCATCACTGGACTTCATCACCACCGTCCAGTTCTCAGAATACCCCTTCCTGGTGTGCATGCAGATGGACAAATCTACCTTCCCAGTCag TGAATACCTGACCAAGTATGAGAGCCTGCCATCAGGGAAGAGTGTTGTATCTCGCAAAAGCAAAAAGACACTCGTTCCTGGTTCCGAATTCCCTCTTCACCAGGAGAACTCGAACATGTGCAAGAGGGTTTTCGACTCCAACTGGTAA